The proteins below come from a single Oryzomicrobium terrae genomic window:
- a CDS encoding transporter substrate-binding domain-containing protein translates to MLLRLATVLFASWLILAGGTAAADEAASRLDAIVDRGVLRVGTPGDYAPFTRWRADQGRFEGMDIDLAEALGQALGVRVEWVKTSWPTLMADLAADKFDLAVGGVSVNLERQKKALFSAPYLRDGKTPITRCENVARFQTLAQIDQPGTRAVVNPGGTNEKFARAHLKTAQIRVHPDNTTIFDEIVAGRADLMITDAVETRLQQKLRPGLCAVHPEAPFDYSEKAFLLPRDFALKAWVDQWLHLARESGTFARIQAKWIPQ, encoded by the coding sequence ATGCTGCTGCGCCTTGCCACCGTTCTTTTTGCCTCCTGGCTGATCCTGGCCGGCGGCACTGCCGCGGCCGACGAAGCCGCCAGCCGCCTCGATGCCATCGTCGACCGCGGCGTGCTGCGCGTCGGTACCCCGGGTGACTACGCGCCGTTCACCCGCTGGCGGGCGGACCAGGGGCGCTTCGAGGGCATGGATATCGATTTGGCCGAAGCCCTGGGCCAAGCCCTGGGGGTGCGGGTCGAGTGGGTGAAAACTTCCTGGCCGACCCTGATGGCCGACCTGGCCGCCGACAAGTTCGACCTGGCGGTGGGGGGCGTGTCGGTGAATCTGGAGCGGCAGAAGAAGGCCCTGTTTTCCGCTCCCTACCTGCGCGACGGCAAGACGCCGATCACCCGCTGCGAGAACGTGGCGCGCTTCCAGACCCTGGCCCAGATCGACCAGCCCGGCACCCGGGCGGTGGTCAATCCGGGCGGCACCAACGAAAAGTTCGCCCGGGCCCACCTCAAGACGGCCCAGATCCGCGTCCATCCCGACAACACCACCATCTTCGACGAGATCGTCGCCGGCCGGGCCGACCTGATGATCACCGATGCGGTGGAGACCCGCCTGCAGCAAAAGTTGCGGCCCGGCCTGTGCGCGGTTCACCCCGAGGCTCCCTTCGACTACTCGGAAAAAGCGTTTCTGCTGCCCCGGGATTTCGCCCTCAAGGCCTGGGTCGATCAATGGCTGCACCTGGCCCGGGAATCGGGCACCTTTGCCCGGATCCAGGCCAAATGGATTCCCCAATGA
- a CDS encoding AI-2E family transporter has protein sequence MTMFAKIADRWLAFVALALLIVGCFAVLRPFLTAMVWAAILVYSSWPLLGWLEKWLGGRRTLATLAFTLLTIGVLVAPFLVVSVTLSDNASELRDLVLSLRAKGLPLPPAWLRELPMVGERAEAYWLLALHDEAWLATQIKEIQAPLGGALLKAGSLLGTGLLELSLSIFIAFFMFVHGEQLAVRLNAVFERMAGEKGVRLTRVAGDTVTGVVYGILGTALAQGVLGGIGFWIAGVPAPVLLGLAIFFLSVVPVGPPLVWGPAALWLYFQGETGWAVFLALWGTLVVSSVDNFLKPFLISRGASLPFILVLMGVMGGVVAFGFIGVFLGPTLLAVGYRLLQEWTAEAMIPAASHTAEHHGRKGH, from the coding sequence ATGACCATGTTTGCCAAGATCGCCGACCGCTGGCTCGCCTTCGTTGCCCTGGCGCTGTTGATCGTCGGTTGTTTCGCCGTATTGCGCCCCTTCCTCACCGCCATGGTCTGGGCCGCCATCCTGGTCTATTCCAGCTGGCCCCTGCTCGGTTGGCTGGAAAAATGGCTGGGGGGGCGGCGCACCCTGGCCACCCTGGCCTTCACCCTGCTCACCATTGGCGTGCTGGTGGCGCCCTTCCTGGTGGTCAGCGTCACGCTGTCGGACAACGCCAGCGAGCTGCGCGACCTGGTGCTCAGCCTGCGTGCCAAGGGCCTGCCCCTGCCGCCCGCCTGGCTGCGCGAACTGCCCATGGTCGGCGAGCGGGCCGAGGCTTACTGGTTGCTGGCCCTCCATGACGAGGCCTGGCTGGCGACCCAGATCAAGGAAATCCAGGCGCCCCTGGGCGGTGCCCTGCTCAAGGCCGGCAGCCTGCTCGGCACCGGTCTGCTGGAGCTGTCCCTGTCGATCTTCATTGCCTTCTTCATGTTCGTTCATGGCGAACAGCTGGCGGTGCGCCTGAATGCCGTGTTCGAGCGCATGGCCGGGGAAAAGGGCGTGCGCCTGACCCGGGTGGCTGGCGACACAGTCACGGGGGTGGTCTACGGCATCCTCGGCACCGCCCTGGCTCAGGGGGTGCTTGGCGGCATCGGCTTCTGGATCGCCGGGGTGCCGGCGCCGGTGCTGCTCGGCCTGGCCATCTTCTTTCTCTCGGTGGTGCCGGTGGGGCCGCCCCTGGTCTGGGGGCCGGCGGCCCTGTGGCTGTATTTCCAGGGGGAAACCGGCTGGGCGGTGTTTCTCGCCCTGTGGGGCACCCTGGTGGTGAGCAGCGTGGATAATTTCCTCAAGCCCTTCCTGATCAGCCGGGGGGCTAGCCTGCCCTTCATCCTGGTGCTGATGGGCGTGATGGGCGGCGTGGTGGCCTTCGGTTTCATCGGTGTCTTCCTCGGCCCGACCCTGCTGGCGGTGGGCTACCGGCTGCTGCAGGAATGGACCGCCGAAGCCATGATCCCGGCCGCCAGCCACACCGCCGAGCACCACGGGCGCAAAGGCCACTGA
- a CDS encoding EAL domain-containing response regulator, which yields MDHTNPAALPDDGVAGDDDLLTFAEEEPPGEDTAGTHRWKVLAIDDDPDFQRSMAFSLRSFSSREGGIELLQAYNTSEAAAILARERDIAVLLLDVVMESDDAGLRLVRAIRETMGNAEVRIVLVTGAPGVAPMKSVMADFDINDYWTKSELSVERLHTLLVANIRAYQYLTSVSRARRGLQMIVESSNALIATHSLGEFSSRILREIAKLIGVPPEGMICVEQRGEYETTPQVQIISAAGRFSPAIDHYLEELGSPPIEAAIRRCLAEQQHLSLPDCRVLFFPGTQDSANYAAYLSTPQVLDATEEELLRVFTVNIRSGLHNVALVSRLDEMAFQDPLLGIANRNALVRGLEDLYGLRCKNGEPCLGSCYTPGYVLFMLDIDEFSTVNLTLGFEQGNRQLREVSRRLRAGLSPTLLVARLHDDIFAILGPGSEVTEARINELLGLTGGDGPPQFVSIGSARLDLAQFRGTPTDAIVVASLLLKTAKRRGLSQHEDYRPGLESATAERYRLAMALRDALGRGEIHIALQPQVELASGRLTGAEALARWTLPSGETVPPGIFIPLAEATGLIVTLGEQVLRQACRAVVQLVGAGLTNLRVAVNVSTLQFAREGLLQDFLRILREEGVTPRQIEIEITESLAMQDIGTVQQRLQAFRDQGFEIAIDDFGTGFSSLSYLRRLPIDRLKIDQAFVAEIGTVDDENAIAEMVIRIAQRMGMTVIAEGVETPTQAAWLQARGCQDGQGYHFARPLALEDLLQWQATRNPG from the coding sequence ATGGATCACACCAACCCTGCCGCCCTCCCCGACGACGGGGTTGCGGGCGACGACGACCTCCTCACCTTCGCCGAGGAAGAACCGCCGGGCGAAGACACGGCCGGCACGCACCGCTGGAAGGTTCTCGCCATTGACGACGACCCCGACTTCCAGCGCTCCATGGCCTTCAGCCTGCGCAGCTTCTCCTCCCGCGAAGGCGGCATCGAACTGCTCCAGGCCTACAACACCAGCGAGGCCGCCGCCATCCTGGCCCGGGAGCGGGACATCGCCGTGCTGCTGCTCGACGTGGTGATGGAATCGGACGACGCCGGGCTGCGCCTGGTGCGCGCCATCCGCGAAACCATGGGCAACGCCGAGGTGCGCATCGTGCTGGTGACCGGCGCTCCCGGCGTGGCACCGATGAAGAGCGTGATGGCCGATTTCGACATCAACGACTACTGGACCAAGTCCGAATTGTCGGTAGAGCGGCTGCACACCCTGCTGGTCGCCAACATCCGCGCCTACCAGTACCTGACCAGCGTTTCCCGCGCCCGGCGCGGGTTGCAGATGATCGTCGAGTCGAGCAACGCCCTGATTGCCACCCACTCCCTGGGCGAGTTTTCCAGCCGCATCCTGCGCGAGATCGCCAAGCTGATCGGCGTGCCGCCCGAGGGCATGATCTGCGTCGAGCAGCGCGGCGAGTATGAAACCACGCCCCAGGTGCAGATCATCAGCGCCGCCGGGCGCTTTTCCCCGGCCATCGACCATTACCTCGAAGAACTGGGCTCACCGCCCATCGAAGCCGCCATCCGCCGCTGCCTGGCCGAGCAGCAGCACCTGTCCCTGCCCGACTGCCGGGTGCTGTTCTTCCCGGGCACCCAGGATTCGGCCAACTACGCCGCCTACCTGAGCACACCCCAGGTGCTCGACGCCACCGAGGAAGAGCTGCTACGGGTGTTCACCGTCAACATCCGCAGCGGCCTGCACAACGTCGCCCTGGTCAGCCGCCTCGACGAAATGGCCTTCCAGGATCCGCTCCTGGGCATCGCCAACCGCAACGCCCTGGTGCGCGGCCTCGAAGACCTGTACGGGCTGCGCTGCAAGAACGGCGAACCCTGCCTGGGCAGCTGCTACACCCCGGGCTACGTGCTGTTCATGCTCGACATCGACGAGTTCTCCACCGTCAACCTGACCCTCGGCTTCGAGCAGGGCAACCGCCAGCTGCGCGAGGTCTCGCGCCGGCTGCGCGCCGGCCTCAGCCCGACCCTGCTGGTGGCCCGCCTGCACGACGACATCTTTGCCATCCTCGGCCCGGGCAGCGAAGTGACCGAGGCGCGCATCAACGAACTGCTCGGGCTGACCGGCGGCGACGGCCCCCCCCAATTCGTCAGCATCGGCTCGGCCCGCCTCGACCTGGCCCAGTTCCGCGGTACGCCCACCGACGCCATCGTGGTCGCCTCCCTGCTGCTCAAGACCGCCAAGCGGCGCGGCCTTTCCCAGCACGAGGACTACCGGCCCGGGCTGGAGAGCGCCACCGCCGAGCGCTACCGCCTGGCCATGGCCCTGCGCGACGCCCTGGGCCGCGGCGAAATCCATATCGCCCTCCAGCCCCAGGTGGAACTGGCCAGCGGCCGCCTCACCGGTGCCGAAGCCCTGGCGCGCTGGACCCTGCCCAGCGGCGAAACCGTGCCCCCGGGCATCTTCATCCCCCTGGCCGAAGCCACCGGGTTGATCGTGACCCTGGGTGAGCAGGTCCTGCGCCAGGCCTGCCGGGCCGTCGTCCAGCTGGTCGGTGCCGGGCTGACCAACCTGCGCGTGGCGGTCAACGTCTCGACCCTGCAATTCGCCCGGGAGGGCCTGTTGCAGGACTTCCTCCGCATCCTCCGCGAAGAAGGGGTAACGCCCCGGCAGATCGAGATCGAGATCACCGAATCCCTCGCCATGCAGGACATCGGCACGGTGCAGCAGCGCCTGCAGGCCTTCCGCGACCAGGGCTTCGAAATCGCCATCGACGATTTCGGTACCGGTTTTTCCTCCCTTTCCTACCTGCGCCGCCTGCCCATCGACCGGCTCAAGATCGACCAGGCCTTCGTCGCCGAGATCGGCACCGTGGACGATGAGAACGCCATCGCCGAAATGGTCATCCGGATCGCCCAGCGCATGGGCATGACGGTCATTGCCGAAGGGGTGGAGACCCCGACCCAGGCCGCCTGGCTGCAGGCCCGCGGTTGCCAGGACGGCCAGGGCTATCACTTCGCCCGCCCCCTTGCCCTGGAGGACCTGCTGCAATGGCAGGCGACGCGCAACCCGGGCTGA
- a CDS encoding sensor histidine kinase yields MAGDAQPGLTPPAAPPPNRPAPPGSRHLARQLRRGRHLLWRLWQVRRAFLLALLPWTAALLLIGGLSYDRLSQSRLEPLRLAQNDLTLHGLTVLSRWSGFLKRDLLFLARSPALARALENQRDQRIDDLAATWLAFSETSGIYDKIRWIDETGRERLRINLEEGHAVRVPSAKLQEKTHRPFFYETMTLHPGQVYYSRLDLNIENDLIELPYKPTLRVATPLFDRQGNSRGVLVLNFLAHVLLDRLAQMPSSFGLELNLIDHEGYWLLAPDPTQAWGFMLDHPEQALARRNPKLWQAMQRRTSGQFTDSSGQWTFDTYSPVDGDPALLLETGGMDPPTWWLAVHAPQSVVDDLRQGVLLRSVALSALAFLAIVLFVARITLATHERNQALARLRHRTVELDEANTSLSTALERQRAMQTELVRAEKLSSLGLLVAGVAHELNTPIGAAVVANSTLIKAREALDRQLADGLRRSTLTDFLAHQAEGNRLIGSNLERAAGLIRLFKQLAVDRAAVERRRFALAELVDDTLHMLRTRFKASPHSISAEIPADLQLDSYPGPLGQVLENLVGNALTHAFPYQGSGEIRIGARLLPGGEQIELSVADNGAGIAPEQLERIFDPFMTTRRGQGGTGLGLHLAHHLTTELLGGSLAVSSAPGQGTRFTLTLPRNAPATTA; encoded by the coding sequence ATGGCAGGCGACGCGCAACCCGGGCTGACGCCTCCGGCGGCCCCGCCGCCCAACCGCCCCGCCCCACCGGGCTCCCGGCATCTGGCGCGGCAGCTGCGCCGGGGAAGGCACCTCCTCTGGCGTCTCTGGCAGGTACGCCGCGCCTTTCTGCTGGCCCTGCTGCCCTGGACCGCTGCGCTGCTGTTGATCGGCGGACTGAGCTACGATCGTCTGAGCCAGAGCCGTCTCGAACCGCTTCGCCTGGCCCAGAACGACCTGACCCTGCACGGCCTGACCGTGCTCAGCCGCTGGAGCGGCTTTCTCAAGCGCGACCTGCTCTTCCTTGCCCGTTCCCCGGCCCTGGCGCGGGCGCTGGAGAACCAGCGGGACCAGCGGATCGATGACCTGGCCGCCACCTGGCTGGCCTTTTCGGAAACCTCGGGCATCTACGACAAGATCCGCTGGATCGACGAAACCGGCCGGGAGCGCCTGCGCATCAACCTGGAAGAGGGCCACGCCGTGCGGGTGCCCAGCGCCAAGCTGCAGGAAAAGACCCACCGCCCCTTCTTCTACGAAACCATGACCCTGCACCCGGGGCAGGTCTATTACTCGCGCCTCGACCTGAACATCGAGAACGACCTGATTGAACTGCCCTACAAGCCGACCCTGCGGGTGGCTACCCCCCTGTTCGACCGCCAGGGCAATTCCCGGGGCGTCCTGGTGCTCAACTTTCTGGCCCACGTACTGCTCGACCGCCTGGCGCAAATGCCCAGTTCCTTCGGTCTCGAACTGAATCTGATCGACCATGAGGGGTATTGGCTGCTCGCCCCGGACCCTACCCAGGCCTGGGGATTCATGCTCGACCATCCGGAACAGGCCCTGGCCCGGCGCAACCCCAAGCTCTGGCAAGCCATGCAACGGCGCACCTCGGGCCAGTTCACGGACAGCTCCGGGCAATGGACCTTCGACACCTACTCGCCGGTGGATGGAGACCCGGCCCTGCTGCTCGAAACCGGCGGCATGGACCCGCCCACCTGGTGGCTGGCCGTGCATGCGCCGCAAAGCGTCGTGGACGACCTGCGCCAAGGCGTCCTGCTGCGCAGCGTCGCCCTCTCCGCCCTGGCGTTTCTGGCCATCGTCCTGTTCGTCGCCCGGATCACCCTGGCCACCCACGAGCGCAACCAGGCCCTGGCCCGGCTGCGCCACCGCACCGTCGAACTGGACGAGGCCAACACCTCCCTGAGCACCGCCCTGGAACGCCAGCGCGCCATGCAGACGGAACTGGTGCGGGCGGAAAAGCTATCGTCCCTGGGCCTGCTGGTGGCCGGGGTCGCCCACGAGTTGAATACCCCGATCGGCGCCGCCGTGGTGGCCAATTCCACCCTGATCAAGGCACGGGAGGCCCTGGACCGCCAATTGGCCGACGGTCTGCGCCGCTCCACTCTCACCGATTTTCTCGCCCACCAGGCCGAAGGCAACCGCCTGATCGGCAGCAATCTGGAACGGGCCGCTGGGCTGATCCGCCTGTTCAAGCAACTGGCGGTGGACCGGGCAGCAGTGGAGCGGCGCCGCTTCGCCCTGGCCGAACTGGTGGACGACACCCTGCACATGCTGCGTACCCGCTTCAAGGCATCGCCCCACAGCATCAGCGCCGAAATCCCCGCCGACCTGCAACTGGACAGCTACCCCGGCCCCCTCGGACAGGTGTTGGAAAACCTGGTGGGCAACGCCCTGACCCATGCCTTTCCCTACCAGGGCAGCGGCGAGATCCGGATCGGCGCACGGCTCCTGCCCGGCGGCGAACAGATCGAGCTGAGCGTGGCCGACAACGGCGCGGGCATCGCCCCGGAGCAACTGGAGCGGATCTTCGACCCGTTCATGACCACCCGTCGGGGCCAGGGCGGCACCGGCCTGGGGCTGCACCTGGCCCACCACCTGACCACCGAACTGCTCGGCGGCAGCCTGGCCGTAAGCAGCGCCCCGGGGCAAGGGACACGCTTCACCCTGACCCTGCCGCGCAACGCACCGGCAACCACGGCCTGA
- a CDS encoding zinc/iron-chelating domain-containing protein, with product MNCRPGCAACCIAPSITGPIPGMPLGKPAGVPCVQLTADLGCALFGRPERPACCGGLQPSAEMCGDDRNAALTWLARLEVLTRPD from the coding sequence ATGAACTGTCGCCCCGGCTGCGCCGCCTGCTGCATCGCCCCCTCCATCACCGGCCCGATTCCCGGCATGCCCTTGGGCAAGCCCGCCGGGGTACCTTGCGTGCAGCTCACCGCCGACCTGGGCTGCGCCCTGTTCGGCCGCCCGGAGCGGCCCGCCTGCTGCGGCGGCCTGCAACCCTCGGCCGAGATGTGCGGCGACGACCGGAACGCCGCCCTGACCTGGCTGGCCCGCCTGGAAGTGCTGACCCGGCCCGACTGA